In one Amaranthus tricolor cultivar Red isolate AtriRed21 chromosome 8, ASM2621246v1, whole genome shotgun sequence genomic region, the following are encoded:
- the LOC130820384 gene encoding uncharacterized protein LOC130820384, translating into MCTSSVMFLLLLKIIKKMDTKEKACDSLESQRECKKYDNIFGSWYDHYYLKCWELNCVEDPDQEPPPWYYGLPDEEDYALIDKVQPKQKRPRKTTICELMKEIGLDPNSYELFKRGGQQMKKLK; encoded by the exons atgtgtacttCCTCTGTTATGTTTTTGTTGCTACTTAAGATTATTAAGAAGATGGACACAAAGGAAAAAGCGTGCGACTCATTAGAATCCCAAAGAGAATGTAAAAAATACGATAATATCTTTGGTTCGTGGTACgatcattattatttgaaatgttgggaattaaattgtgttgaagatccTGATCAAGAACCCCCACCTTGGTACTACGGTTTACCAGATGAGGAGGATTATGCATTAATCGATAAGGTGCAACCTAAGCAAAAGAGGCCACGCAAGACGACAATTTGTG AGTTGATGAAAGAAATAGGTTTGGATCCAAATTCTTATGAACTTTTTAAAAGGGGAGGACaacagatgaagaaattgaaatga